One segment of Chionomys nivalis chromosome 3, mChiNiv1.1, whole genome shotgun sequence DNA contains the following:
- the Ccdc54 gene encoding coiled-coil domain-containing protein 54 gives MYRLHIQRVEAAAGRVWTHSLRKIRRSLKSAYQKCKSQHSYSTSRPTTVPYDCDQDALSLNEEMNLTAMLQDIKRGQMELLSQMTDIVNAISSIQEKIDHYQKQMEALETRISISEDKQIAATKDIISMKEDIDSLKKKVMELESQNSYSSIHCLEVLEGQKGKEIVQLFHKLLHPETSKDLDTEISSAESGRVSSYPEPTCQIREKTMSPQIETPKKNNSLQTAAMSCKKVRSNIYIYPDFSTWIKLTFVHGGKWRFFLSATKLEEFVQWLLSRPTILPEEPQIISRRDCAFIGAIENLATICLSLFNYIYCLFGSSKQEITRL, from the coding sequence atgtaccgaCTTCACATCCAAAGAGTAGAAGCTGCTGCTGGACGTGTGTGGACTCACAGTCTCCGTAAGATCAGGCGCTCTCTTAAAAGTGCCTACCAGAAATGTAAGAGCCAGCACTCATATTCAACCAGCCGCCCAACAACGGTTCCTTATGACTGTGACCAAGATGCTCTTAGtttgaatgaagaaatgaatctAACAGCAATGCTCCAAGACATTAAAAGGGGACAAATGGAACTCCTCAGCCAAATGACCGACATTGTCAATGCAATATCAAGTATCCAGGAAAAGATTGACCATTATCAGAAGCAGATGGAAGCCCTAGAAACCAGAATAAGCATCAGTGAAGACAAACAAATCGCAGCCACCAAAGACATCATCTCCATGAAAGAAGACATCGACTCTCTGAAGAAGAAGGTGATGGAGCTGGAAAGCCAAAATTCTTACTCCAGCATCCACTGCCTAGAGGTTCTGGAGGGACAGAAGGGTAAAGAAATTGTGCAGCTGTTCCATAAGCTCCTACACCCAGAAACCTCAAAGGACCTAGACACTGAAATCTCTTCTGCAGAATCAGGGAGGGTGTCCAGTTATCCAGAGCCCACCTGCCAGATTAGGGAAAAAACAATGTCTCCTCAAATTGAAACTCCGAAGAAAAATAACAGCCTCCAGACTGCAGCCATGAGTTGTAAAAAGGTAAggtcaaatatttatatttacccTGACTTCAGTACATGGATCAAGCTCACTTTTGTTCATGGAGGAAAATGGAGGTTTTTCCTCAGTGCCACCAAGCTAGAGGAATTTGTGCAGTGGCTTCTGTCCAGGCCAACCATCCTTCCTGAGGAACCACAAATCATATCCCGAAGAGACTGTGCCTTCATTGGAGCCATTGAGAACTTGGCCacaatctgtctctctctcttcaactatATTTACTGCCTTTTTGGTTCCTCAAAACAGGAAATAACTCGTCTTTAG